One Cryptomeria japonica chromosome 9, Sugi_1.0, whole genome shotgun sequence genomic window carries:
- the LOC131061017 gene encoding zerumbone synthase yields the protein MFRKQFVNRLYNVGAATCHEFVRLFSTQPGQRLEGKVALITGAASGIGKATATEFAQNGAKVIIADIQDEVGKEAARQLGPTADFIHCDVTQESHVAEAVAYAVSKHGHLDIMYNNAGVPGPIVASIADVDLSDLDYVMKINVRGAIIGMKHAARAMVPRKQGCILCTASIAGLIGGVAPHPYSISKFAIPGLVKSVASELSQHGIRVNCISPYAIATPFALEGLRQLFPQTSEEELAMFLDYCGEMKGVRCEVKDIARAALYLASDDGRYITGHNLVVDGGFSVMKSFRLPT from the exons ATGTTCAG GAAACAGTTTGTGAACAGGCTCTACAATGTGGGTGCAGCAACATGCCATGAATTCGTTAGGCTTTTTTCCACTCAACCAGGGCAAAG GCTGGAAGGGAAAGTGGCTTTGATAACAGGAGCAGCCAGTGGCATAGGAAAGGCCACTGCAACAGAATTTGCTCAGAATGGCGCCAAAGTAATAATTGCCGACATTCAGGATGAGGTGGGCAAGGAAGCGGCCAGACAACTAGGACCCACTGCAGACTTCATTCACTGTGATGTGACCCAAGAAAGCCACGTGGCAGAGGCTGTAGCCTACGCAGTCTCAAAGCACGGCCACCTGGACATCATGTACAACAATGCTGGCGTACCAGGACCAATTGTGGCAAGCATAGCTGACGTGGACCTCAGTGACTTGGACTATGTCATGAAGATAAATGTGCGAGGCGCCATCATAGGCATGAAGCACGCAGCCAGAGCCATGGTGCCACGTAAGCAAGGCTGCATACTTTGCACCGCCAGCATAGCAGGGCTTATTGGTGGTGTTGCACCCCATCCTTACTCCATTTCCAAATTTGCCATTCCAGGGCTGGTGAAATCTGTGGCCAGCGAGCTGAGTCAGCATGGCATACGTGTCAATTGCATCTCGCCTTACGCCATTGCAACCCCTTTCGCATTGGAGGGGCTCCGCCAGCTGTTCCCACAGACCTCTGAGGAGGAGTTGGCCATGTTTTTGGACTACTGTGGAGAGATGAAAGGGGTGAGATGTGAGGTGAAGGACATTGCAAGAGCAGCCCTGTATCTTGCCTCAGATGATGGGAGATACATTACTGGCCATAATTTGGTTGTTGATGGTGGTTTCTCTGTTATGAAATCCTTTCGCCTTCCAACTTAA